The following proteins are encoded in a genomic region of Lachnospiraceae bacterium KM106-2:
- a CDS encoding heteropolysaccharide repeat unit export protein, which yields MNKVIQFFKGNGKNIETKGVIWNIIGSTLYSAMSAILLIVVSRVNGTNAAGLFTLTFSVSQMMYTIANYGMRNYQSSDINEKYSFSTYLNSRILTCIIMMICTLGYVIFKGYGNEKIMLVIVLCMLKVTDALGDLYEGAYQINKRLDISGKTWSARVLIYMMGFSVTLVFTRDLLLSGLVAVAISVVLLVYFTYITRNEFIRSKQDEKWKNTFSLLYECLPLCIAGYLIVYLNNAPRYAIDEYMSLDSQAIYGYLFMPCFIINLMIQTILRPLLLKLSILWNEKEYNKFKKMICQIIGLTLVIAVFIMIGGYLLGCSVLSIIYNTDLMPYRNIFMMLLVGGTIYSLAVVIHVLLTVMRCQFMPIIGFGIAAISAIWICPFFVSNMQLEGAAYSYIAITGILLISFSIMLVAYFAKFSREGVNEES from the coding sequence ATGAATAAAGTGATACAGTTTTTTAAAGGTAATGGGAAAAATATAGAGACCAAGGGTGTTATTTGGAATATTATTGGAAGTACCTTATATTCCGCTATGTCTGCTATCTTACTAATTGTTGTTTCGAGAGTAAACGGAACCAATGCAGCGGGGTTGTTTACCTTAACATTTTCAGTCTCTCAGATGATGTATACTATTGCTAATTATGGAATGCGAAATTATCAATCATCTGATATCAATGAAAAGTATTCATTTTCTACTTATCTAAATTCAAGAATTCTAACTTGTATTATTATGATGATCTGTACCTTGGGATATGTAATATTTAAGGGGTATGGAAATGAAAAGATTATGTTAGTTATTGTGCTATGCATGCTAAAAGTGACAGATGCACTTGGAGATCTTTATGAAGGCGCTTATCAAATAAATAAGCGCCTTGATATAAGTGGAAAGACATGGTCTGCTAGAGTTCTTATTTATATGATGGGTTTTTCTGTTACACTTGTTTTTACCCGAGATTTATTGCTGTCAGGATTAGTTGCAGTTGCAATATCAGTCGTGCTATTAGTTTATTTTACTTATATTACGAGAAATGAGTTTATTCGATCAAAACAAGATGAAAAATGGAAGAATACTTTTTCGCTATTGTACGAATGTCTTCCATTATGTATAGCAGGATATTTAATTGTGTATTTAAATAATGCACCACGTTATGCCATAGATGAATATATGTCGTTAGATAGCCAAGCAATCTACGGGTATTTATTTATGCCATGTTTTATCATTAATCTAATGATACAAACTATTTTAAGACCACTATTATTGAAGCTTTCAATTCTTTGGAATGAGAAAGAGTATAACAAATTTAAGAAGATGATCTGTCAGATAATAGGTTTGACATTAGTAATTGCTGTTTTTATTATGATTGGTGGTTACTTGTTAGGATGCTCTGTGTTATCTATTATCTATAATACCGATTTAATGCCATATCGAAATATTTTTATGATGTTACTAGTGGGTGGTACTATTTACTCGCTTGCAGTCGTAATTCATGTTTTGTTAACAGTAATGAGATGTCAGTTTATGCCGATTATTGGATTTGGAATTGCCGCTATATCTGCTATATGGATTTGCCCATTTTTTGTGAGCAATATGCAGTTAGAAGGGGCTGCGTATTCCTATATTGCTATAACCGGTATTTTATTAATAAGTTTTAGTATTATGTTAGTTGCATATTTTGCTAAGTTTAGCAGGGAGGGTGTAAATGAAGAAAGTTAA
- a CDS encoding membrane protein related to Actinobacillus protein — MFNNIKIEYFFVLIAMLVGSALIIITPPMGTPDENAHYMNSYSVSRGDLFPEMMGDDAVGKYVPESIMKYLNKNLEKRDRKGKDKYTYESMAVSSWITTNHSKSVFYNSELTRINPICYIFSAFGMFLSMLISKIFPAMAEPYNLLVMGKLANLTMYISAIYLAIRKTPYFKRTMTLVALMPMSIYLGASVNYDALLIAMSMLLFATILKIVYSKEEYIIDIKDIVSIIVCTIFLVAVKQTCAPFLLALFVIPIKKFGNMKRYITCIGVTVGAAILAYLPTIYINAITSNYVNNTNEYIIAQRNYLFGHILHFPKIILHTIKMNLLYYINSFFGRLGNLDIDFPMPFVFIFIGILLVVAIYEMSKLPKVTWKIRVFPLVATIISVLGMYYMMYVTWTCYPNIAGVGVDYVSGIQGRYFIPMFLFMLLPFGNDLFAKFKLKTERKEVAELVIRNTILLYGIITLFMVYIRFWK; from the coding sequence ATGTTTAATAACATAAAGATAGAGTATTTTTTTGTTTTAATTGCTATGTTAGTGGGAAGTGCACTAATTATTATTACACCACCAATGGGAACTCCAGATGAAAATGCACACTATATGAACTCTTATTCTGTTTCTAGGGGCGATTTGTTCCCAGAGATGATGGGGGATGATGCAGTAGGAAAGTATGTACCAGAGTCCATTATGAAGTACTTGAATAAGAATTTAGAAAAACGCGATCGAAAAGGAAAAGATAAATATACCTATGAGAGTATGGCTGTTTCTAGTTGGATCACTACAAATCATTCAAAATCAGTATTTTATAATAGTGAATTAACAAGAATTAATCCTATCTGTTATATATTTTCTGCATTTGGTATGTTTCTCTCAATGTTAATCAGCAAAATATTTCCGGCTATGGCGGAACCATATAATTTACTTGTAATGGGGAAACTGGCAAATCTGACTATGTACATTAGTGCTATCTACCTAGCGATAAGAAAAACACCTTATTTTAAGAGGACAATGACATTAGTAGCATTGATGCCGATGAGTATTTATCTTGGTGCGTCTGTAAACTATGATGCTCTTTTAATTGCAATGTCTATGCTATTGTTTGCAACAATTTTGAAGATTGTTTATAGTAAGGAAGAATATATTATTGATATAAAAGATATTGTATCCATTATTGTATGTACAATATTCTTAGTTGCGGTAAAGCAAACATGTGCCCCATTCTTATTGGCATTATTTGTTATTCCGATTAAGAAGTTTGGAAATATGAAGAGATATATTACATGTATTGGAGTAACGGTAGGGGCAGCTATCCTAGCATATCTTCCAACTATTTATATAAATGCTATAACTTCGAATTACGTAAATAACACAAATGAGTATATTATTGCACAGAGAAATTATCTGTTTGGACATATATTACATTTTCCGAAAATAATTCTACACACAATAAAGATGAATCTTCTTTATTATATCAATAGTTTTTTCGGTAGATTAGGTAACTTGGACATTGATTTCCCAATGCCATTTGTATTTATTTTCATTGGTATATTACTTGTAGTTGCAATCTACGAAATGAGTAAACTTCCAAAAGTAACTTGGAAAATTAGAGTATTTCCATTAGTGGCAACTATTATTAGTGTACTTGGAATGTACTATATGATGTATGTTACATGGACATGCTATCCTAACATTGCAGGTGTAGGAGTGGATTATGTGTCTGGTATTCAAGGACGTTATTTTATACCGATGTTTTTATTTATGTTATTACCATTTGGAAATGATTTATTTGCAAAGTTTAAATTAAAAACTGAACGAAAAGAAGTAGCAGAGCTTGTTATTCGAAACACGATATTACTTTATGGTATTATTACGCTATTTATGGTATATATCCGTTTCTGGAAGTAG